DNA sequence from the Gaiellales bacterium genome:
CCGCTGCGCCTGGTCTGAAACTGCGTGCTGGCGTGGTCGTGGCACAGCCACACCGAGACGCGGTGGGTGAGCTGGAGGCGCTGCGTCTTGCCGCGGGTGCGATCCACGCAGATCGCGCACACCGGCTGCTTGGTCGGCACCTGGCGAGCCTTGTAGAGAGTGGGCGGCGAGATCCACGGCATACCCAGAGAGTGTGAGGCCAAAGCTGTGCCGTGTGGGTGTCGAGGTGTTGCAAGGGTGTCGGGGAACTGCAAATGACACGTGTCGTAGGCGACAAGTGCCTGCTCCCCGAAGAACCCACCAGCCACCCGTCCAACCTCACCGCCCGCCGCCCGGCGCCGGCCGGCCGCACCAGCGTGCCTAACCCGCCACCGAGGTCGCCTGCCGGACGGCCGTGACGGGCCGAACGCCCGAGAGGACGGCGACGTGCTCGGGCGCGTCGCGGTCGTGGAGGAGGCCGGCGGACTCGAGATAGTCGAGCCGCGAGCGGACGATGGAGCCGAACGGGCCCTCCTGCTCGGCGACGATCGCGGCGGTCAGGCCGGACTGGGCGAGGAGCTCGAGGGTGCGGTCGAAGTCGGCGAGGGCCGAGTGGACGATCAGCACCTCGCCGCCGGGGCGCAGGTGGGCATGGGCGGCGGCGCAGATCCGGTCGAGGAGGTCGCGTCCGCGCGGGCCGCCCTCCCACGCCGGGGAGCCGAGCCGGGCCTCCGCGCCGGGCGGCGTGGGCACGTAGGGCGGGTTCGTCAGGATCACGTCGAAGCGGCGTGAGCCGACGGCGGAGAAGAGGTCGCCGCGGCGAACCTCGACGCGGCGGCGGTTGAGGAGCGAGTTCACGCGGATCGTTCCGGCCGCCATCCGGCTCATGTCGACCGCGAGGATAGAGGCGGCGTGCGGCGCCGCAGCCAGCGCGAGCACGCCGGAGCCGGAGCACAGATCGAGGACGTCGCCGCGCAGGCGGGGGAGCGCGGCGTCAAGCAGGACGCCCGCGTCGGAGCGGGGCGCGAACACGCCCGGCGGCGTGAAGAGCCGCAGATCGCGGAACCGGGTCAGCACGGACGCAGCGACGACGCGCCGGCCGCCCACCGGTCGAGCAGGTGGCCGGCGAAGCGGGCTTCGAGATGGAGCAGCGCGGCGGCGCCGAACAGGATGCCCGGGACGAGGTCCGGCTCGGCGACCGCGAGCCCCTGGGCGAGGTCGTGCGCAGCGACGGCCTCGTGCACCGCATCCGCCTCGACGTGCTCGTCGAAGAACTCGGTCGCGGCGCGGTCGAACCCGAGCCGGCGCAGGCCGTCCCCGTACCTGCGGTTCGGCTCGGGCGACGTCATCTCGAAGACGGCCAGGTGGCCGACGATCCCGCCGCGCAGACGACGGTGCACGCCGAGCAGCGACATCAAATTCACGGTGGCGAGCGTCGTCCCCGGGATCGTGTCGAGGTAGGCGCCGTACGCATCGTCGATCCCGACCGCGCGCATGGAAGCCGCGAACAGCGAGGCGTGCATGCGGCCCGGGCGGCCGCCGCCGTACTCGTCGGCCTGCACCTCGACGAGCGCCTCCTTCGGCCGTCCCGCCAGGCGCGGCACCGCCCAGGAGTGCGGGTCGGCCTCCTTCAGCTGGTACGCCGACCGGTGGATCATGAACTCCCGGAACTGGTCGAGGCTCGCCTCGCGCTCGAGCGTGCGCGAGAGCGGCGGGCCGTCCTCGTCGGCGACCATCCGCCGCAGCTCGGCCTCGACGGCATCCGGGGCGACGGCCGCAACCGCGACCGACCGCCGCAACGCCGCCTCGAAGACTGTCTCGAGCTCCGCCACGACCGCGAGCAGCCGCGGATCCCACTCCCACCGCTCGTCGACGCCTGCGAAGGAGCGGTAGTGCAGCTCGTAGCAGACGTAGAGGGCGAGCTGGAGATCGTCGTCGGCCAGCGGCTCGGCGACGTCGGGTCGCGGCAGCGAGAGCGGCCCCGGGGGCCCGGAGAGTGCGGCCAGGACGGCACCGCTCAAGGGGCCACGGGGAGCGGGCAGCCGGGGAGCCTCGACGCGGTCTGCGGCGGCCGGACGCTGCGCGACGGCGGGAGGGGCCTCTGCCATCCCTCACGCGTACCCGCGCGCGCGCCGGTTTATGCCGATCGCGACGAGGGTAGGGCGGGCGCACGTGCCGACCGAAAGCCTCCTCCGCCGCGCCTTCGATGCCGTCTCCGACCTGACCGTCGGGGCCGAGGAGGAGCTGCTGCTGCTCGACCCCGGCACGCTCGAGCCCGCGGCGGCGTCCGAGTGGCTGCTGGCGAAGCTCGGCGAGTCGCGGATGCACCGGCCGGAGCTGTGGTCGGCTCAGGTCGAGCTCGTGACCGACGTGGGCGACTCGCCTGCGGCCGTCGTCGCCGATCTGCGCGCCGCGCGCACGCAGCTGGTCGAGGCGGCCGCGGGGCGGCTGCGGATCGCCGGCCTCGGGACGCACCCACTGGCGCTTCCGGCGCAGACGTTCTCGCCTGGACACCGGTATGCGGAGATCGTCGAGCAACATCGCCTCGGCGCCCGGCTGGGCGCACTCGCAAGCGGCCTCCACGTCCATGTCGCCGTCCGGGGCGCCGACCGGGCGCTTGCCGTCTACAACGCCGTGCGCGGCTACGTGCCCCTTTTCACGGCGCTGGCCGCGAACGCCCCGTTCATCGCCGGGCAGGACACCGGCCTCGCCACCGTCCGGCCGATGCTCGCGGACGGGCTGCCGCGCCAGGGCGTCGGCCCTCATCTGCCGGCCTGGTCCGACCTGGAAGAGCTCGTCGAGTGGGGCCGGCGAACGGGAGCGATCCCCGATCCCGCGAAGCTCTGGTGGGAGTGCCGGTTGAACCTGCGCCTCGGGACGGTGGAGCTGCGCGCGCCCGACGCGCAGTCGTCGCTCGACGACGACCATGCGCTGATCGCGCTCGCCCAGGCCCTCGTCGCCGACCTGTGCGAGCGCCTGGACGGCGGCGAGCGTCTGCCGGCGCACGACACCCTCCGCATCCAGGAGAACCGCTGGCGGGCGATGCGATTCGGGATGAAGGCCGAGCTGATCGACCTCGAGAGCGACCGGCCGGTGCATGCGCGCGACGCGGTCGCGGGGCTGCTCGACCGGGTCGCCCGCCACGCGCCGCCCGCGAGCCTCGCACATGTGCGGTCGCTCGCGGCGCGCGACGAGCCCGGGGAGCAGCGCCGCGTCGCCCGGCTGCACGGGCCGGCGGCGATCGTCGCGCGGGCGGCCGATTCGGCCGAGGCGGAGCTGGGCGTGGCCGCCGTCCCGGACGGGTATCTGCGTGCGCATGGATGAGCGCGCCGTCATCACGCCCTATCCGGACGGCCCGCTGATCGTTCGAGGGCCGTTCTCGCTCGTGGACGTGGACGGGCGCGAGATCGACGTCGGCAGGAGCACCGTCGCGCTCTGCCGGTGCGGACGCTCCCGGCTGCGCCCGTTCTGCGACGGCACCCACAGCCGCACCCGCTACCGGGCCGAAGGCGGGCTGTGCGACGCGGCCCGCGAGCGGCACCCCGAGCTCGAGGATCCCGCCGCGTAGACGCGATCCGGTAGGCTCGGGTATGGCCCTGCCCGTGATCATCGCGACCGGCGGCGAGGATCCTGGCGCCTTCGAGCGGCTCCAGGAACAGCTGGCCGAGCGCTATGCGCGCCACTACGAGATCGTGCCCATGCGCAAACCGGACGACGCGGGAGACCTGCTCGATCGCCTGGCCGCCAACGGCGCCGACCTCGCGCTCGTGCTCGCGGGCCCGGCCGCGCTCGACGGGGCCGACGGCGGGCTCTTCGACCACGCCCGGCGGGAGCATCCGCAGGCGAAGCGGGCGCTCCTGATCTCCCCCAACGTGTGGACCGACCCATTGCAGGCGGCCACGATCCGCGGAGCGATGGCCCTCGGGCGCATCGACCACTTCCTGCTCGAGCCGGGCCCGCCGCCGGACGAGGTGTTCCACGAGGGCATCTCGAGCTTCCTGCTCGAGTGGGCACGCGAGCGCAGGCTGGTGCCGCACACCGTGCACATCGTCGGCGAGGAATGGGCGGGACGGGCCTACGAGCTGCGGGCCGTCTTCGAGAGCTGCGCCGTCCCGCACCGGTTCTCGCTCGCCGACTCGGAGCATGGGCGCGAGATCCTGGCGAAGGCCGGGCCGGACGCCCGCCTGCCGCTCATGCTCCTCCCCGACGGCCGGGCGCTGAGCGACCCGTCGAACGCCGAGATCGCGCTCGCGGCGGGCGCGCCGGAGACCCTGGACGACGTGCTCTTCGATCTGCTCATCGTCGGGGCCGGTCCGGCGGGGCTGTCGGCCGCCGTGTACGGAGCATCCGAGGGGCTGAAGGTCGTCGTCGTGGACGCCGCCGGCATCGGCGGCCAGGCACGCTCGAGCTCACTGATCCGCAACTACCTCGGCTTCGCGCGCGGCGTGAGCGGGAGCCGGCTTGCGGAACAGGCCTACGACCAGGCGGCCGCGCTGGGCGCGAACTTCGTCTTCATGCACGAGGCGACCGCGCTCAGGCGCACAGGCATCGATTTCGCCCTCGAGCTGACGGACGGCCGCACGATCCACGCCCGGGTGGTGCTCCTGGCCACCGGCGCGAGCTACCGCCGCCTCGACATCACGGGGCTCGACGAGCTGATCGGCGCCGGCGTCTTCTACGGCGGCCCCGTGTCCGAGGCGCCGACCCTCGCCGGCAAGGAGGTCTTCGTCGTCGGCGGCGGGAACTCGGCCGGGCAGGCCGCGCTGCATCTGGCCCGCTACGCCCGGCACGTCACGCTCCTGATCCGGTCGCGTTCGCTCGCGGCGGGCATGTCGTACTACCTGGTGCAGGCGGTCACGGCGGCGCCGAAGGTCGCCGTGCGGTCGATGACGGAGGTCGTCGGCGGCGGGGGCGGCGCACACCTCGAGCGACTCGTGCTGCGCGACACCGCGACGGGCGCGGAGGACACCGTCGCGGCGGACGCCCTCTTCGTCCTGATCGGCGCGCGGCCGCGGACAGACTGGC
Encoded proteins:
- a CDS encoding YbdK family carboxylate-amine ligase, giving the protein MPTESLLRRAFDAVSDLTVGAEEELLLLDPGTLEPAAASEWLLAKLGESRMHRPELWSAQVELVTDVGDSPAAVVADLRAARTQLVEAAAGRLRIAGLGTHPLALPAQTFSPGHRYAEIVEQHRLGARLGALASGLHVHVAVRGADRALAVYNAVRGYVPLFTALAANAPFIAGQDTGLATVRPMLADGLPRQGVGPHLPAWSDLEELVEWGRRTGAIPDPAKLWWECRLNLRLGTVELRAPDAQSSLDDDHALIALAQALVADLCERLDGGERLPAHDTLRIQENRWRAMRFGMKAELIDLESDRPVHARDAVAGLLDRVARHAPPASLAHVRSLAARDEPGEQRRVARLHGPAAIVARAADSAEAELGVAAVPDGYLRAHG
- a CDS encoding HemK2/MTQ2 family protein methyltransferase, encoding MLTRFRDLRLFTPPGVFAPRSDAGVLLDAALPRLRGDVLDLCSGSGVLALAAAPHAASILAVDMSRMAAGTIRVNSLLNRRRVEVRRGDLFSAVGSRRFDVILTNPPYVPTPPGAEARLGSPAWEGGPRGRDLLDRICAAAHAHLRPGGEVLIVHSALADFDRTLELLAQSGLTAAIVAEQEGPFGSIVRSRLDYLESAGLLHDRDAPEHVAVLSGVRPVTAVRQATSVAG
- a CDS encoding CDGSH iron-sulfur domain-containing protein; protein product: MDERAVITPYPDGPLIVRGPFSLVDVDGREIDVGRSTVALCRCGRSRLRPFCDGTHSRTRYRAEGGLCDAARERHPELEDPAA
- a CDS encoding FAD-dependent oxidoreductase, whose amino-acid sequence is MALPVIIATGGEDPGAFERLQEQLAERYARHYEIVPMRKPDDAGDLLDRLAANGADLALVLAGPAALDGADGGLFDHARREHPQAKRALLISPNVWTDPLQAATIRGAMALGRIDHFLLEPGPPPDEVFHEGISSFLLEWARERRLVPHTVHIVGEEWAGRAYELRAVFESCAVPHRFSLADSEHGREILAKAGPDARLPLMLLPDGRALSDPSNAEIALAAGAPETLDDVLFDLLIVGAGPAGLSAAVYGASEGLKVVVVDAAGIGGQARSSSLIRNYLGFARGVSGSRLAEQAYDQAAALGANFVFMHEATALRRTGIDFALELTDGRTIHARVVLLATGASYRRLDITGLDELIGAGVFYGGPVSEAPTLAGKEVFVVGGGNSAGQAALHLARYARHVTLLIRSRSLAAGMSYYLVQAVTAAPKVAVRSMTEVVGGGGGAHLERLVLRDTATGAEDTVAADALFVLIGARPRTDWLPNELARDRKGFLLTGADIASGWPLHRPPFPMETSVPRILAAGDVRSGSVKRVAAAVGEGATAVQAVHRVLAEDEPATLVSG
- a CDS encoding iron-containing redox enzyme family protein, which encodes MSGAVLAALSGPPGPLSLPRPDVAEPLADDDLQLALYVCYELHYRSFAGVDERWEWDPRLLAVVAELETVFEAALRRSVAVAAVAPDAVEAELRRMVADEDGPPLSRTLEREASLDQFREFMIHRSAYQLKEADPHSWAVPRLAGRPKEALVEVQADEYGGGRPGRMHASLFAASMRAVGIDDAYGAYLDTIPGTTLATVNLMSLLGVHRRLRGGIVGHLAVFEMTSPEPNRRYGDGLRRLGFDRAATEFFDEHVEADAVHEAVAAHDLAQGLAVAEPDLVPGILFGAAALLHLEARFAGHLLDRWAAGASSLRPC